The following proteins are encoded in a genomic region of Burkholderia cepacia:
- a CDS encoding D-arabinono-1,4-lactone oxidase encodes MELPRGGFWRNWVGNQSCVAAHLAAPTSEAEIAELVRTATRQGKHVRCSGSGHSFTPVVATSGLLLSLQDYQGIVDVDQGRKRVTVKAGTKLNAVTRHLKEVGLSLVNQGDIDSQAIAGALATGTHGTGTTLSNLSSQVVGMRIVRPDGSILDVSDRKDPDLLHATQVNIGMFGVVSELTLQVTDAFWLHDRVWREDFDALMEQYDELAAKHRHFGFFWCPTSASRDLYCLPDTTKVSNSKKDYDVCEIKVMDVTDERTFHEGEHEKIAYSSEVYAIHYVPNFHELEYAVPAQHGKEALRRVRELILTKHRDCIFPVEYRFTKGDPAWISPFHQQDSVTISCSGGPNGVDYWPFLKDVDDILRDYASRPHWGKLHFTNRDDVDRWFPKAEAFRALRRSVDPEGYFLNDHLRTLFS; translated from the coding sequence ATGGAACTTCCCCGTGGCGGATTTTGGAGAAACTGGGTCGGCAACCAGTCGTGCGTGGCCGCGCACCTGGCCGCGCCGACCAGCGAGGCCGAGATCGCGGAACTGGTGCGCACCGCGACGCGCCAGGGCAAGCATGTCCGCTGCTCGGGATCGGGGCACTCGTTCACGCCCGTCGTCGCGACCAGCGGGCTGTTGCTGTCGCTGCAGGATTACCAGGGCATCGTCGATGTCGATCAGGGCCGCAAGCGTGTGACGGTGAAGGCCGGCACCAAGCTGAACGCGGTGACGCGCCACCTGAAGGAGGTTGGCCTGTCGCTCGTCAACCAGGGCGACATCGATTCGCAGGCGATCGCCGGTGCGCTCGCCACCGGCACGCACGGCACGGGGACGACGCTGAGCAACCTGTCGTCGCAGGTCGTCGGGATGCGCATCGTGCGTCCGGACGGCTCGATCCTGGACGTGAGCGACCGAAAGGATCCCGACCTGCTGCATGCGACGCAGGTGAATATCGGCATGTTCGGCGTGGTGTCGGAGCTGACGCTGCAGGTGACCGATGCGTTCTGGCTGCACGACCGCGTGTGGCGCGAGGACTTCGACGCGTTGATGGAGCAGTACGACGAGCTGGCGGCGAAGCACCGGCATTTCGGCTTCTTCTGGTGCCCGACCTCCGCGAGCCGTGACCTGTACTGCCTGCCCGACACCACGAAGGTGTCGAACTCGAAGAAGGACTACGACGTGTGCGAGATCAAGGTGATGGACGTTACCGACGAACGCACGTTCCACGAAGGCGAGCACGAGAAGATCGCCTACAGCTCCGAGGTGTATGCGATCCACTACGTGCCGAACTTCCACGAGCTCGAATACGCGGTGCCCGCGCAACACGGCAAGGAAGCGCTGCGCCGCGTGCGTGAGCTCATTCTCACGAAACACCGCGACTGCATCTTCCCGGTCGAATACCGCTTTACCAAGGGCGATCCGGCGTGGATCAGCCCGTTCCATCAACAGGACAGCGTCACGATTTCATGCTCGGGCGGCCCGAACGGCGTCGACTACTGGCCGTTCCTGAAGGACGTCGACGACATCCTTCGCGACTACGCGTCGCGTCCGCACTGGGGCAAATTGCATTTCACGAACCGCGACGACGTCGATCGCTGGTTCCCCAAGGCCGAAGCATTCCGCGCGCTGCGCCGCAGCGTGGATCCCGAAGGCTACTTCCTCAACGATCACCTGCGGACCCTGTTCAGCTAA
- a CDS encoding helix-turn-helix domain-containing protein, protein MTPPAHPSDFSRDPLFARTVAFCAFTDVEEQARSFDGWNMNYTQISGGLFHGSSSIVSLGGIKLLVEDLDKIILQQGAVPSERIAVAVPLELEGHARLCGEKSGRDSLHVFSSQPQFEFYSPDRHLLVNVEIEPEKLSTEAMRTVAASLRAQPHSPVIPMATYVADHLRDLLRQTLAAAARGPRIDDVATQDRIELLERTVLYAISEVMTAAVPEAGVPAARPTKYWSLVNAVQERLQDASTCPLSIAELCVQLGISRRTAQYAFHDTLNLNPIAYLRAVRLNHVRRELRLGDSVTSAATKWGFWHLSSFAQDYRAMFGELPSATAKRYAAHRAI, encoded by the coding sequence ATGACGCCGCCTGCCCATCCGAGCGATTTCTCCCGCGACCCGCTGTTCGCGCGCACGGTCGCGTTCTGCGCGTTCACCGACGTGGAAGAACAGGCGCGATCGTTTGACGGCTGGAACATGAACTACACGCAGATCTCGGGCGGGTTGTTTCACGGCTCGTCGTCGATCGTGTCGCTGGGCGGCATCAAGCTGCTGGTCGAGGACCTCGACAAGATCATCCTGCAACAAGGCGCGGTGCCGTCCGAGCGGATCGCCGTGGCCGTGCCGCTGGAACTGGAAGGCCATGCGCGCCTGTGCGGCGAGAAGAGCGGGCGCGACAGCCTGCACGTGTTCTCGAGCCAGCCGCAATTCGAGTTCTATTCGCCCGACCGGCACCTGCTCGTGAATGTCGAGATCGAGCCCGAGAAGCTGTCGACGGAGGCGATGCGGACGGTGGCCGCGTCGCTGCGCGCGCAACCCCATTCACCGGTGATTCCGATGGCCACCTATGTGGCCGACCATCTGCGCGACCTGCTGCGCCAGACGCTCGCCGCCGCGGCCAGAGGCCCGCGCATCGACGACGTGGCGACCCAGGATCGGATCGAATTGCTGGAGCGCACCGTGCTGTACGCGATTTCGGAAGTGATGACGGCCGCCGTGCCCGAGGCCGGTGTGCCGGCCGCACGCCCGACGAAATACTGGTCGCTGGTCAACGCGGTGCAGGAACGGCTCCAGGACGCCTCGACCTGCCCGCTGTCGATCGCCGAACTGTGCGTCCAGCTCGGCATCAGCCGTCGTACCGCACAGTACGCGTTCCACGACACGTTGAACCTGAACCCGATTGCGTATCTGCGGGCCGTGCGCCTGAATCACGTGCGCCGCGAGCTGCGGCTCGGCGATTCCGTCACGTCCGCCGCCACCAAGTGGGGCTTCTGGCACCTGAGCAGCTTCGCGCAGGACTATCGCGCGATGTTCGGCGAGTTGCCGTCGGCCACGGCGAAACGCTACGCCGCGCACCGGGCTATCTAG
- a CDS encoding 2-oxoglutarate dehydrogenase, with translation MSPLIVLGAVMSSAYALPPQAVAPVKLPHGGRGVDGPFFPATRAAPVLPSTGSALQQQAQQRVDARLGGNTVLSNGAAVTKAQAQSSGLGFVSKHFDEIDAKHTGRVTMSDVRQFIQQRQVQAQQEQQDE, from the coding sequence ATGTCTCCGTTGATCGTCCTCGGTGCCGTGATGAGCAGTGCCTATGCGTTGCCGCCGCAAGCGGTGGCGCCGGTGAAGCTGCCGCACGGCGGGCGCGGTGTCGACGGTCCGTTCTTTCCTGCCACGCGCGCGGCGCCGGTGTTGCCGTCGACCGGCTCGGCGCTGCAGCAGCAGGCGCAGCAGCGTGTCGACGCGCGGCTCGGCGGCAATACCGTGCTGAGCAACGGCGCGGCCGTGACGAAGGCGCAGGCGCAGAGCAGCGGGCTCGGTTTCGTGTCGAAGCACTTCGACGAGATCGATGCGAAGCACACCGGTCGCGTGACGATGAGCGATGTGCGGCAGTTCATCCAGCAGCGGCAGGTGCAGGCGCAGCAGGAACAGCAGGACGAGTGA
- a CDS encoding S10 family serine carboxypeptidase-like protein, whose translation MKPDRSCTGSHRARRGRMAGLGALTAMTLALAACGGDDSSSVGASSLAQATASQQASAQAAGSQTPAANQPYVDQVAYSMNATDGLAASQVSEKAAVMHYQWKGGGTTVNYTTTTGHLTAQDANGNAEASMSYVAYTAPSKNGKPRPVTFVYNGGPGSSSIWLRLGSFAPTRVATPDPGFGSNWPNYPIVDNAESLIDTTDLVFIDPPGTGLSEAVLPNTNQKYWGSDADVNIMRDFIQRYLNVNSRGTSPIYLYGESYGTPRTDMLALALESAGVHLTGIVLQSAILNYFADAVEAVAITQSTEGLLLETDTVAGYLPGYAAVAAYFNQVSPAPVNQGLYALQTELFTTLIYNQLQKYSQSWVLSQLGIPDALGTPVFPSDATLKLWGIPSGLTLQALQGYFNANPFGTSLLPGTTIGRYDGRVSLPNSDPRLQNDGDPSDILISQPFTNALATQMPDYLGYSAPNATYLPLNDNIIGVWDFTHDGQPMPDTIPDLLGALQLNPKLRVLAENGYHDLATPFFNTEKQLARLQTVKGLNPKLQVNFFQGGHMIYLDDVARPQMKRDLTTFYKGARIPTALTLHTLPPPWPDENPPSVPTGSVPGATAATTLAAAP comes from the coding sequence ATGAAACCAGACAGAAGCTGTACCGGCAGCCACCGCGCCCGTCGCGGCAGGATGGCCGGGCTAGGCGCATTGACCGCCATGACGCTGGCGCTCGCGGCATGCGGCGGCGACGATTCGTCGTCCGTCGGCGCGTCGAGCCTCGCGCAGGCCACGGCCAGCCAGCAGGCCAGTGCGCAAGCGGCCGGCAGCCAGACGCCGGCGGCCAACCAGCCTTACGTCGACCAGGTCGCGTACTCGATGAATGCGACCGACGGCCTCGCCGCGTCGCAGGTGTCCGAGAAAGCGGCCGTCATGCATTACCAGTGGAAGGGCGGCGGCACGACGGTCAACTACACGACGACGACCGGCCACCTGACCGCACAGGACGCAAACGGCAACGCGGAAGCGTCGATGTCGTATGTCGCGTACACCGCGCCGAGCAAGAACGGCAAGCCGCGCCCCGTCACGTTCGTCTATAACGGCGGCCCCGGCTCGTCGTCGATCTGGCTGCGGCTCGGCTCGTTCGCGCCGACGCGGGTGGCCACGCCCGATCCGGGGTTCGGCAGCAACTGGCCGAACTATCCGATCGTCGACAACGCGGAGAGCCTGATCGACACCACCGACCTCGTGTTCATCGACCCGCCCGGAACGGGGCTGTCGGAAGCCGTGTTGCCGAACACCAACCAGAAGTACTGGGGTTCCGATGCGGACGTGAACATCATGCGCGACTTCATCCAGCGCTACCTGAACGTCAACAGCCGCGGCACGTCGCCGATCTACCTGTACGGCGAATCGTACGGCACGCCGCGTACCGACATGCTGGCGCTCGCGCTCGAATCGGCCGGCGTGCACCTGACGGGCATCGTGCTGCAGTCGGCAATCCTGAACTACTTCGCGGATGCGGTGGAAGCGGTGGCGATCACGCAGTCGACGGAAGGGCTGCTGCTCGAAACCGATACGGTGGCCGGCTATCTGCCCGGCTATGCGGCGGTCGCGGCGTACTTCAACCAGGTGTCGCCGGCGCCGGTGAACCAGGGGCTGTACGCACTGCAGACGGAACTGTTCACGACGCTGATCTACAACCAGCTGCAGAAGTATTCGCAGTCGTGGGTGTTGAGCCAGCTCGGCATTCCGGATGCGCTCGGCACGCCGGTGTTCCCGAGCGATGCAACGCTCAAGCTGTGGGGGATACCGTCGGGCCTGACGCTGCAGGCGCTGCAGGGCTACTTCAACGCGAATCCGTTCGGCACGAGCCTGTTGCCCGGGACGACGATCGGCCGGTATGACGGACGCGTGTCGTTGCCGAACTCCGATCCGCGGCTGCAGAACGACGGCGATCCGTCCGACATCCTGATCTCGCAGCCGTTCACGAACGCGCTCGCGACGCAGATGCCGGATTACCTCGGCTACTCGGCACCGAACGCGACGTACCTGCCGCTGAACGACAACATCATCGGCGTCTGGGACTTCACGCACGATGGCCAGCCGATGCCCGACACGATCCCCGATCTGCTCGGTGCGCTACAGCTCAACCCGAAGCTTCGCGTACTCGCGGAGAACGGCTATCACGATCTCGCGACGCCGTTCTTCAACACCGAGAAGCAACTCGCGCGGCTGCAAACGGTGAAGGGCCTGAATCCGAAGCTGCAGGTGAACTTCTTCCAGGGCGGTCACATGATCTACCTGGACGACGTCGCCCGCCCGCAGATGAAGCGGGACCTGACGACGTTCTACAAGGGTGCGCGGATTCCGACGGCGCTGACGCTGCACACGCTGCCGCCGCCGTGGCCGGATGAAAACCCGCCCAGCGTGCCGACCGGCAGCGTCCCGGGCGCGACGGCCGCAACGACGCTGGCGGCGGCCCCTTGA
- a CDS encoding ExeM/NucH family extracellular endonuclease produces the protein MRSTIRLFTPLLLLPTLAAPVFAATAAPVSPNCGGSTTPIADIQGPGAPSPLAGQNVSIEAVVTADFGGTDGFGGFFVQQADAQRRNQPGVSEGLFVYAPKVRAKAGDLVHVTGKVEEKYGQTQLTQSGAIAVCANGQTVTPTTLTLPVDSPNAFAAYEGMLVRLPQTLNVTDNYELGRYGSVMLSNGRLRTPTSVVPPAQAQTQIDANARNRLVLDDGSNKQNPATVPYPAPGLSAANTLRAGYTVRDVEGVLEVRYGAWRVQPLPGAAVPAFEARTNPRTNAPARDPKSNLRVASFNVLNYFNGNGLGGGFDDPNNRGAKTFQEFQRQEAKIVSALKAIDADVIGLMEIQNNGYGELSAVRQLAAKLGNNWRVVDPGVSRLGGDAITVAMIYDSRKVEPVGRAATLAIDDKNRQPLAQSFRLINGNKQALTVAVNHLKSKNCPDAANDDLDQGDGQGCWNPTRTRAAAKVADWLAGNPTGVAGQGVLLIGDFNSYTYEDPIRTLESRGYRNLVARWIGANAYSYVYNGEAGYLDHALATLPLASHVKAVHEWHINADEPLALQYTLAYKSAEQQKTFYAPDAYRSSDHDPVLIDIALPGGGK, from the coding sequence ATGCGCTCGACAATCCGCCTGTTTACCCCGCTACTGCTGCTCCCGACGCTCGCCGCGCCGGTTTTCGCCGCCACTGCCGCGCCCGTCAGCCCGAACTGCGGCGGCAGCACGACGCCGATCGCCGATATCCAGGGGCCGGGCGCGCCGTCGCCGCTCGCCGGCCAGAACGTGTCGATCGAAGCCGTCGTCACCGCCGATTTCGGCGGCACGGACGGCTTCGGCGGCTTCTTCGTCCAGCAGGCCGACGCGCAGCGCCGCAACCAGCCGGGCGTGTCGGAAGGCCTGTTCGTCTACGCGCCAAAAGTGCGTGCGAAGGCCGGCGATCTCGTGCACGTGACAGGCAAGGTCGAGGAGAAGTACGGGCAGACGCAGCTCACGCAGTCGGGTGCGATCGCGGTGTGCGCGAACGGCCAGACGGTCACGCCCACGACGCTCACGCTGCCGGTCGACAGCCCGAACGCGTTCGCCGCGTATGAAGGGATGCTGGTGCGCCTGCCGCAGACGCTGAACGTCACCGACAACTACGAGCTTGGCCGCTACGGCAGCGTGATGCTCAGCAACGGCCGCCTGCGCACGCCGACGAGCGTCGTGCCGCCCGCGCAGGCGCAGACGCAGATCGATGCGAACGCGCGCAACCGCCTCGTCCTCGACGACGGCTCGAACAAGCAGAACCCCGCGACCGTGCCGTACCCGGCGCCGGGCCTGTCGGCCGCGAACACGCTGCGTGCGGGCTACACCGTGCGCGACGTCGAAGGCGTGCTCGAGGTGCGTTACGGCGCATGGCGCGTGCAGCCGCTGCCCGGCGCGGCCGTGCCGGCGTTCGAAGCGCGCACGAACCCGCGCACCAACGCACCCGCACGCGATCCGAAGTCGAACCTGCGTGTCGCATCGTTCAACGTGCTGAACTACTTCAACGGCAACGGGCTCGGCGGCGGCTTCGACGATCCGAACAACCGCGGCGCGAAGACCTTCCAGGAATTCCAGCGTCAGGAAGCGAAGATCGTCAGCGCGCTGAAGGCGATCGATGCCGACGTGATCGGCCTGATGGAAATCCAGAACAACGGCTACGGCGAACTGAGTGCGGTGCGCCAGCTCGCGGCGAAGCTCGGCAACAACTGGCGCGTCGTCGATCCGGGCGTGTCGCGCCTCGGCGGCGATGCGATCACGGTCGCGATGATCTACGACAGCCGCAAGGTCGAACCGGTCGGCCGCGCGGCGACGCTCGCGATCGACGACAAGAACCGCCAGCCGCTCGCGCAATCGTTCCGGCTGATCAACGGCAACAAGCAGGCGCTGACGGTGGCCGTGAACCACCTGAAGTCGAAGAACTGCCCGGACGCCGCGAACGACGATCTCGACCAGGGCGACGGCCAGGGCTGCTGGAACCCGACGCGCACGCGCGCGGCGGCGAAGGTGGCCGACTGGCTGGCCGGCAACCCGACGGGTGTCGCGGGCCAGGGCGTGCTGCTGATCGGCGACTTCAACAGCTACACGTATGAAGACCCGATCCGCACGCTCGAATCGCGCGGCTACCGCAACCTCGTCGCACGCTGGATCGGCGCGAATGCGTACAGCTATGTGTACAACGGCGAAGCCGGCTATCTCGATCACGCGCTCGCGACGCTGCCGCTCGCCTCACACGTGAAGGCCGTGCACGAATGGCACATCAACGCGGACGAGCCGCTCGCGCTGCAGTACACGCTCGCGTACAAGTCGGCCGAGCAGCAGAAGACGTTCTACGCGCCGGATGCGTATCGCTCGTCGGATCACGATCCGGTGCTGATCGATATCGCGCTGCCGGGCGGCGGGAAGTAA
- a CDS encoding CopD family protein, whose protein sequence is MNDGIVGLLRLVAVAIQNAGFAVVVGALLGSHWLARGASAWRHGVSQRLVATLRIASVVSLLASITAFWAHCALMSDVSLLDAGPAVCAMLAGTGFGHAWLAGAVFMLVVVLLSFVRRAHDTRFPFAIWAALACVALARSNGGHPVDAGLFSLPVWVDWLHLLAISAWVGLVLVTAFGVMPRLTGMPASERTTGASFVQSLSDASTYALVVLFATGAYNGWRGVDTPVNLLASTYGQILLLKLALVLIAAALGGHNRFFWMPKLLAALKDPAAAMPAVSLKRFGTVLRIEAVVLGGVLMVAAVLVSSALPGTV, encoded by the coding sequence GAACGACGGCATCGTCGGCCTGCTGCGGCTCGTGGCGGTGGCGATCCAGAACGCCGGGTTCGCCGTCGTCGTCGGTGCGCTGCTCGGCAGCCACTGGCTCGCGCGCGGCGCGTCGGCATGGCGGCACGGCGTCTCGCAGCGGCTCGTCGCGACGTTGCGTATCGCGTCCGTCGTGTCGCTGCTCGCGAGCATCACCGCGTTCTGGGCGCACTGCGCGCTGATGAGCGACGTGTCGTTGCTCGATGCGGGGCCGGCCGTCTGCGCGATGCTCGCGGGCACGGGGTTCGGTCATGCATGGCTGGCCGGCGCCGTATTCATGCTCGTCGTCGTGCTGCTGTCGTTCGTCAGGCGCGCGCACGATACGCGCTTTCCGTTCGCGATCTGGGCCGCGCTCGCCTGTGTCGCGCTCGCGCGCAGCAACGGCGGGCATCCGGTGGACGCAGGGCTGTTCAGCTTGCCCGTGTGGGTCGACTGGCTGCATCTGCTGGCGATCAGCGCGTGGGTCGGGCTCGTGCTCGTGACGGCGTTCGGTGTGATGCCGCGGCTCACCGGCATGCCCGCGAGCGAACGCACGACGGGCGCGTCGTTCGTGCAGTCGCTGTCCGATGCATCGACGTATGCGCTGGTCGTGCTGTTCGCGACCGGCGCGTACAACGGCTGGCGCGGCGTCGATACGCCCGTCAACCTGCTTGCGTCGACATACGGACAGATCCTGCTGCTGAAGCTCGCGCTGGTGTTGATCGCGGCGGCGCTCGGTGGGCATAACCGCTTCTTCTGGATGCCGAAGCTGTTGGCCGCGCTGAAGGATCCGGCTGCCGCGATGCCGGCTGTTTCACTGAAACGGTTCGGCACAGTGTTGCGGATCGAGGCGGTCGTGCTCGGCGGTGTGCTGATGGTCGCGGCCGTGCTCGTGTCGAGCGCGTTGCCGGGGACGGTATAG